atcgagaattccttcatgcatttgtctgaaaccgCTAtgtatacgcatacacatttgaaacacacgcaatattATTGTCGCCACAGCACTATCTTGGAATTCGTTCGTCAGTTCAACGAACGAAATTTCCAACGAACGACATGTCAAATAACCAACCGATGTCATGAGCAGCAGGCCAGTCGATGTGCTGATAttcagtttgtttttgtttactttcTAAAAAAGCAAAATATTTCGAAGTAGTTTGCGATTAGAAGCATTTTCGGTTAGTTTTGCTCTACAATCTGTTCCAAAAGTCATTATTGAAGACGTAATTGAAGGTAAAATTTGTCTGCTTAGTTGAATGCTGAAATTATTGAACCATTCAAATTACACACATTTCAGATGGCCGATATAATCATTCATTCCGTTCGCCAACAACAGGCCGGTCCTGGAACCGTATACCACGCCCTTTATGGACACTACTTTTTGGGTATTTCCCAAAAGAATTTGGCGATCATTTACGGAAAAAGCCTGTCCACTATTTATGGTTGGATTCAAAAGTTTGAAAGCGAGGGACTTTACCGAAGGAAAAAACGAGCTCAGGTCTTCAAAAAGTTCCAGTCGGAAATGCGACAATGGTTGGTGGAGCTTTATTGCAAGCATCCTCTTTTATTTTTGGACGAAGCCAAGGAGATGTTCCAGGCACATTTCCAGATGACAATAAGTACTTCATCCGTCTGTACTATTCTGCACGAGGCAGGCCTGTCGTGGAAAACCATTGAGAGAAGAGCTATTCAAATTCGTATGGAAGAAATAGTGCGGTTTGTGAATGAGCTCCTCGCCATACCATGGGATATTTTCAATTTAGTTTTCCTCGATGAGGTGAGTATTGACAATAGGGGCACGTTACGTCAGAAGG
The Toxorhynchites rutilus septentrionalis strain SRP chromosome 2, ASM2978413v1, whole genome shotgun sequence genome window above contains:
- the LOC129767292 gene encoding uncharacterized protein LOC129767292 isoform X2, with the protein product MADIIIHSVRQQQAGPGTVYHALYGHYFLGISQKNLAIIYGKSLSTIYGWIQKFESEGLYRRKKRAQVFKKFQSEMRQWLVELYCKHPLLFLDEAKEMFQAHFQMTISTSSVCTILHEAGLSWKTIERRAIQIRMEEIVRFVNELLAIPWDIFNLVFLDEKLFEHCGYFPGGFFSPEKGLTQDPNEVDLNIVPN